A window from Leptothermofonsia sichuanensis E412 encodes these proteins:
- the rplQ gene encoding 50S ribosomal protein L17, translating into MRHRCRVPQLSKPADQRRALLRALTTELIRHGRITTTKTRAKAVRSETERMITLAKDGSLAARRQAIGYLYDKQLVHALFEQAADRYGDREGGYTRIIRTVSRRGDNAEMAIIELI; encoded by the coding sequence ATGCGTCACCGTTGCCGTGTTCCTCAACTTAGTAAGCCTGCTGACCAGCGTCGCGCCCTCCTACGGGCGTTGACGACCGAGTTGATTCGCCATGGTCGAATTACGACGACTAAAACTCGTGCTAAGGCGGTTCGTTCTGAAACTGAGCGCATGATTACGCTCGCAAAGGATGGGTCCCTGGCTGCCCGTCGGCAGGCGATTGGATACCTGTATGATAAGCAGCTCGTTCATGCTTTATTTGAGCAAGCGGCTGACCGTTATGGCGATCGCGAAGGTGGATATACCCGTATCATCCGAACGGTTTCTCGTCGGGGCGATAATGCCGAGATGGCAATCATTGAACTCATTTGA
- the truA gene encoding tRNA pseudouridine(38-40) synthase TruA, translated as MTSETSLPIQRVALVIQYLGTHFHGWQRQPNQRTVQEEIETTIESVLGYPVRIHAAGRTDTGVHAAAQVAHFDAPARIPAHRWADILNARLSEDVLIRASAVVGSTWHARFSAIWRRYRYILYTDPRPNLFVRPFSWHYYYEPLDESLIQDALTPLLGRHHLAAFHRAGSKRPHSWVDVQVAECQRRGAFVCIEVQASGFLYGMMRLLVGLLVQVGRGVRSPLSFTEIWQAQHRDQVKYAAPAQGLCLLRVGYPDFPFPPDVWFDTQPAFSLPTLPELSAVI; from the coding sequence ATGACTTCAGAAACCTCACTGCCAATCCAGCGAGTTGCCCTGGTAATTCAATACCTGGGCACTCACTTTCATGGATGGCAACGGCAGCCCAATCAGCGGACGGTTCAAGAGGAGATTGAAACCACGATTGAATCGGTTTTGGGCTATCCAGTGCGGATTCATGCGGCTGGTCGAACGGATACTGGAGTTCACGCGGCTGCCCAGGTTGCTCACTTTGACGCCCCAGCCAGGATTCCTGCCCATCGCTGGGCAGATATTCTGAATGCCCGGTTGTCTGAGGACGTTTTAATTCGAGCATCGGCGGTTGTCGGTTCTACCTGGCATGCCCGGTTTTCAGCAATCTGGCGGCGTTATCGCTATATCCTTTATACCGATCCTCGTCCCAATTTGTTTGTTCGACCCTTTAGCTGGCACTACTACTATGAGCCACTGGATGAGTCGTTGATTCAAGATGCGCTGACTCCCTTGCTTGGGCGACATCACCTGGCAGCATTTCACCGGGCTGGCTCTAAGCGTCCCCATTCATGGGTGGATGTACAGGTGGCTGAATGCCAGCGTCGGGGGGCATTTGTTTGCATTGAAGTGCAGGCGAGTGGTTTTCTCTATGGCATGATGCGCTTGTTGGTGGGACTATTGGTTCAGGTCGGGCGAGGGGTGCGATCGCCCCTCAGTTTTACCGAAATTTGGCAGGCACAACATCGGGACCAGGTCAAATACGCCGCTCCTGCTCAGGGTCTTTGTTTACTGCGAGTCGGCTACCCTGATTTTCCGTTTCCTCCC
- a CDS encoding DNA-directed RNA polymerase subunit alpha yields MAQFQVECVETKTERDQSQSSRFVIEPLDRGQGTTLGNALRRVMLSNLEGAAVTAVRIAGVNHEFATIPGVREDVLDILLNMKKVVVKSYSSQPQIGRLLVQGPATVTTGQFDLPSEIELVDSNQYIATLSAGATLEMEFRIERGKGYRAVDKNRDETASLDFLQIDSVFMPVRKVNYTVEDARVGGAIEKDRLIMEVWTNGSLTPQEALSHAANILVDLFNPLKEIPDSAAPDDIDDIEDPTNQIPIEELQLSVRAYNCLKRAQINSVADLLDYSQEDLLEIKNFGQKSAEEVVEALQQRLGITLPQEKSPKPNG; encoded by the coding sequence ATGGCACAATTTCAGGTCGAATGTGTAGAAACCAAAACGGAGAGAGATCAGAGTCAAAGTAGTCGGTTTGTGATTGAGCCGCTAGATCGTGGACAGGGAACCACGCTGGGTAATGCGCTACGGCGGGTAATGTTGTCTAATCTGGAGGGGGCAGCCGTTACGGCGGTACGTATTGCTGGCGTCAATCACGAATTTGCAACGATTCCGGGTGTACGGGAAGACGTGCTTGATATTCTTTTGAATATGAAGAAAGTGGTTGTCAAGAGTTATTCTTCTCAACCGCAGATTGGGCGTCTCCTGGTGCAGGGTCCTGCGACGGTTACCACAGGTCAGTTTGACTTACCTTCTGAGATTGAACTGGTTGATTCAAATCAGTACATTGCAACCCTCTCTGCTGGGGCAACCCTGGAGATGGAATTCAGGATTGAGCGGGGTAAAGGTTATCGAGCGGTTGATAAAAATCGAGATGAAACGGCTTCCCTAGACTTCCTCCAGATTGATTCTGTTTTCATGCCGGTTCGTAAGGTTAACTATACGGTAGAGGATGCCAGAGTTGGCGGAGCCATCGAGAAAGATCGCTTGATTATGGAGGTTTGGACAAATGGTAGTCTGACCCCCCAGGAAGCCCTGAGCCATGCAGCCAATATCCTGGTTGATTTGTTCAACCCCTTAAAAGAGATTCCAGATAGTGCCGCTCCCGATGATATTGATGACATTGAGGATCCGACTAATCAGATTCCAATTGAGGAGTTGCAGCTTTCGGTGCGGGCTTACAACTGCCTGAAACGAGCCCAGATTAATTCTGTAGCGGATCTGCTTGACTACAGCCAGGAGGATCTGTTGGAGATTAAAAACTTTGGGCAAAAGTCTGCTGAGGAAGTGGTTGAGGCGCTGCAACAGCGCCTGGGTATTACCCTACCTCAGGAGAAGTCGCCGAAGCCGAATGGATAG